The following coding sequences lie in one Spirosoma sp. KUDC1026 genomic window:
- a CDS encoding amidohydrolase family protein: MTKLIALEEHFLTSEIRAAWEASPIGQEGTDRLDQGIIDERLNDLGQQRLALMDESGVDVQVLSVTTPALNNLEPEQSVILARQTNDFIAATIARHPTRFQGFATLPTASPAHAAPELARSVTELGLSGAMLCGRTREKNMDHPDFWPLYETAAALGVPLYIHPQIPQQGVRDVYYSGFGDPVVDTAFATFYSAPRF, encoded by the coding sequence ATGACTAAGCTGATTGCCCTTGAAGAGCATTTTTTGACGAGTGAGATCCGTGCCGCCTGGGAAGCCTCCCCGATCGGGCAGGAAGGCACCGACCGCCTGGACCAGGGAATAATCGACGAACGTCTGAACGATCTGGGGCAGCAGCGGCTTGCCCTGATGGACGAAAGTGGCGTGGACGTACAGGTGCTTTCGGTGACCACCCCCGCCCTAAATAACCTCGAGCCCGAGCAGAGCGTCATCCTGGCCCGGCAGACCAATGATTTTATAGCCGCTACCATCGCCCGACACCCCACCCGTTTTCAGGGCTTTGCCACCCTGCCGACGGCTTCACCAGCGCACGCAGCCCCCGAACTGGCGCGCAGCGTTACGGAGCTGGGTCTGTCGGGAGCCATGCTGTGCGGACGTACCCGCGAGAAAAATATGGACCACCCGGATTTCTGGCCGCTGTACGAAACGGCGGCTGCGCTGGGCGTACCGTTGTACATTCACCCCCAAATTCCACAGCAGGGCGTTCGGGATGTGTACTATTCGGGATTCGGTGATCCGGTGGTGGATACTGCTTTTGCCACGTTCTATAGTGCGCCCCGTTTTTAA
- a CDS encoding IS3 family transposase (programmed frameshift) — MKGKSKRKFTSEFKLKVVLEVLKEKDTLAVISKRHELHPNQISDWKRQFLQGAASVFEAGCKPTSTNAEPETALLYEQIGRLQMEPDFFQKKVDAMSLSQRRSLLDAALSTSIRQQCQWVGLPRSTYYYQPVVATSDDLLLMRLLDEQYLLTPQYGYRKMQVALAKAGYCVNHKRVRRLMQILGIEAIYPKINTSKPAIGHRIYPYLLRGLVIVRVHQVWATDITYVPMATGYMYLMAIIDLYSRYVLSWSVSNTMEADWCCGVLRKALGSYPQPEIFNTDQGSQFTSDDFTSVLLDQNIRISMDGKGRALDNIFVERLWRSVKYEDIYLKAYQDGWQLEAGLQAYFEFYNCRRFHQSLNYRTPEEVLKGIKSSQTK, encoded by the exons ATGAAAGGCAAGAGCAAACGTAAATTTACCTCTGAATTCAAACTCAAGGTAGTACTTGAAGTCCTTAAAGAAAAGGATACATTGGCTGTCATCAGCAAACGCCACGAGCTTCATCCGAATCAGATCAGTGACTGGAAGCGGCAATTCCTACAGGGGGCCGCTTCCGTTTTCGAGGCAGGTTGCAAACCCACATCGACCAACGCAGAACCCGAAACCGCCTTGCTCTATGAGCAGATTGGACGATTACAAATGGAAC CTGACTTTTTTCAAAAAAAAGTTGACGCCATGAGTCTTTCGCAGCGACGATCACTGCTTGATGCAGCTTTATCAACTAGCATTCGCCAACAATGCCAGTGGGTAGGATTGCCCCGCTCAACCTATTACTACCAACCGGTAGTAGCCACATCAGACGATTTACTACTGATGCGTTTGCTGGATGAGCAGTACCTGCTAACTCCGCAGTACGGGTACCGCAAGATGCAGGTAGCCCTGGCAAAGGCAGGCTATTGTGTCAATCACAAACGCGTTCGGCGTCTCATGCAAATACTTGGCATAGAAGCCATTTATCCTAAAATAAACACCTCGAAACCGGCCATAGGCCACCGAATTTATCCCTATTTGCTGCGGGGGTTGGTCATTGTGCGGGTCCACCAAGTTTGGGCTACTGACATTACCTATGTACCCATGGCGACCGGATATATGTACCTGATGGCCATCATCGATCTGTATAGTCGATACGTATTAAGTTGGTCCGTTTCCAACACCATGGAGGCTGATTGGTGTTGTGGCGTGTTACGAAAGGCCTTAGGGAGCTATCCTCAACCCGAGATTTTTAACACCGATCAAGGCAGTCAATTTACCTCGGATGATTTTACAAGTGTCCTGCTCGATCAGAACATTCGCATCTCAATGGACGGCAAAGGGCGGGCATTGGACAACATATTCGTAGAGCGGCTTTGGCGAAGCGTAAAATATGAGGATATTTATCTGAAAGCCTACCAGGATGGCTGGCAGTTAGAGGCAGGCTTACAAGCTTATTTCGAGTTTTATAACTGTCGGCGCTTTCACCAGTCGCTGAATTATCGAACGCCTGAAGAGGTATTAAAGGGAATAAAAAGCAGTCAAACCAAGTAG
- a CDS encoding amidohydrolase family protein, whose product MAGVFDKYPTLQIILGHWGEVVLFYLERMNALGQLAKLQRPIADYFRQNLYVTPSGMWSQAYLQRSLEILGPERILFSVDYPYQYKPGAPGRQFIEQSTLSAGQKELFAHGNWERLMQTVNR is encoded by the coding sequence CTGGCGGGAGTTTTCGATAAATACCCTACCCTGCAGATCATACTCGGCCACTGGGGCGAAGTCGTTCTTTTTTACCTCGAACGGATGAATGCGCTCGGCCAGCTTGCCAAGTTGCAGCGCCCCATCGCCGATTATTTCCGGCAGAACCTGTACGTAACCCCAAGCGGCATGTGGAGTCAGGCGTATTTACAGCGTTCGCTGGAGATTCTGGGTCCCGAACGAATTCTTTTCTCGGTCGATTACCCCTATCAATACAAACCGGGCGCACCGGGGCGGCAGTTTATCGAGCAATCTACGCTTTCGGCCGGGCAGAAAGAGTTGTTTGCGCACGGCAACTGGGAGCGTCTCATGCAGACTGTCAATAGGTAG